The proteins below are encoded in one region of Apodemus sylvaticus chromosome 13, mApoSyl1.1, whole genome shotgun sequence:
- the LOC127664116 gene encoding zinc finger and SCAN domain containing protein 4F-like yields the protein MTSQFRETFRSTSSSNDFELDYAEFISTQASAMQLGEDISHSARSQVSVSPNNHGSLAKQELQTLWAMFTSWLQPEKQSKEQMISQLVLEQFLLTGHCKDKFALTEKWKSSGRNMRRFMEGLTDEYLKPPVMVHVAMHGQEALFSENMPLKEVIAHLEQQKVATTPAQENTRALLEIPKDVFLAAGESDWTEEGCRVILYLCTVLSIVLFVTGHENTDDGCQSPWNTSVGSDGVNSAGTVRDSLCTFQRVQYQEFEDRDVSYGVPQVSRRVTQDTSRSQEVSLRAPSSEEVLMEVQPVFLSLTEQSEETGDGYNATDGEQYSVPDVEGVSYREPQDLRIAVCSTRRSLDISLWAASPGVVPMEVPGFLCRPEQSTPKSVPLFQNHEANSTFKGNQERLQRDPNHTNARNVPEPSNIPATSPSTRKHTRRRGHSSVRCARQAFTKSWNFEFMRSYTRQGSLSHAMPVEGPSDTRPTCRLMRGSTQERSHTPAPCVIAPSASHPHTTVTSGSSTNQNEALTPPGEQGFSLRVSSAH from the exons ATGACTTCACAGTTCAGAGAAACCTTTAGGTCCACATCATCATCAAATGACTTTGAATTAGACTACGCAGAGTTTATTTCAACCCAGGCTTCTGCTATGCAGTTGGGAGAAGACATCTCTCACTCAGCAAGATCTCAGGTCAGTGTTTCTCCAAACAACCATGGCTCCCTGGCAAAGCAGGAGCTGCAAACACTCTGGGCGATGTTCACCTCCTGGTTGCAGCCAGAGAAGCAGAGCAAGGAGCAGATGATCTCTCAACTGGTCTTGGAGCAGTTTCTCCTCACTGGGCACTGCAAGGACAAGTTTGCtttgacagagaagtggaaatcCAGTGGCAGAAACATGAGGAGATTCATGGAGGGTCTGACTGATGAGTACTTGAAGCCTCCTGTCATG GTCCATGTAGCCATGCACGGGCAGGAAGCCCTCTTTTCTGAGAACATGCCCTTAAAAGAAGTCATCGCACATTTGGAGCAACAGAAGGTAGCAACAACTCCCGCACAAGAGAACACAAGGGCACTCTTGGAGATCCCCAAAGATGTGTTCTTGGCAGCAGGGGAGTCAGACTGGACAGAAGAGGGCTGCCGTGTGATTCTCTACTTGTGTACAGTTTTATCAATTGTCTTATTTGTCACAGGACATGAAAATACAGACGATGGCTGCCAATCCCCTTGGAACACTAGTGTTGGAAGTGACGGTGTTAATAGTGCTGGAACTGTGAGGGATTCCCTTTGCACCTTCCAGAGAGTGCAATATCAGGAGTTTGAAGACAGGGATGTTTCTTATGGAGTCCCACAGGTTTCCAGAAGAGTAACTCAAGATacttccaggtcccaggaagTGTCCCTGAGGGCACCTTCTTCTGAAGAGGTCCTTATGGAGGTACAGCCAGTGTTTCTCTCCCTCACCGAGCAGTCTGAGGAGACTGGAGACGGCTACAATGCTACTGAT GGAGAGCAGTACTCTGTACCTGATGTGGAAGGCGTTTCTTACAGAGAGCCTCAGGATTTAAGAATAGCAGTGTGCAGTACCCGCAGGTCCCTAGACATATCTCTGTGGGCAGCTTCTCCTGGAGTTGTCCCTATGGAGGTCCCAGGCTTCCTCTGCAGGCCAGAGCAATCTACCCCTAAGTCTGTCCCTCTTTTCCAGAATCATGAGGCAAATTCCACCTTTAAGGGTAACCAAGAGAGACTCCAGAGAGACCCAAACCATACAAATGCGAGGAATGTCCCAGAACCTTCAAATATCCCTGCAACCTCTCCATCCACCCGAAAACACACAAGAAGGAGAGGCCATTCTTCTGTAAGGTGTGCCAGACAGGCTTTCACCAAGTCTTGGAACTTCGAGTTCATGAGGTCATACACAAGGCAGGGAAGCCTTTCACATGCGATGCCTGTGGAAGGGCCTTCCGATACAAGACCAACCTGCAGGCTCATGAGAGGatccacacaggagagaagccatACTCCTGCTCCCTGTGTGATAGCACCTTCCGCCAGTCATCCACATACCACAGTCACCTCAGGAAGTTCCACAAATCAGAATGAAGCGCTCACACCTCCGGGTGAGCAGGGATTCAGCCTCAGGGTCTCATCTGCACATTAG